From Triticum urartu cultivar G1812 chromosome 2, Tu2.1, whole genome shotgun sequence, a single genomic window includes:
- the LOC125539457 gene encoding UPF0481 protein At3g47200-like translates to MQQVPWEYQLAVADYWNGGPAAMEPAATAWVPGLPLEMTVAAPAASHGDLAVSSSGRQHQHQLVMVESTTDNHHGRYEWSGPVEAFEEAARAFEDKLGMAETKIHLFPASMVDLAERYAAPRTVSIGPYHHGLSPAVLQMESTKHVASWHFVRASGRSVEEVYAAVCAVADEARGCYDEGRVRGLADDDFKPMMFFDGCFLLQYLLFACTDGDDDDDEEGMAVDPALRSAFSSDSDRIFSDVVLLENQLPWVVVETLMSFVTAPGLDLPKLVGRVKGSLQARQALGEKPPAWDSSYTPPHLLGLLRHYIVGTGTKLSSDSSSRGLSEKAEKVSISVSAVELAEMGIQLTATKTGAELKEMGVKKGLLSGELFLAPLSLDDANAGFLVNMAALELCTTPDFYEADEERSTVCSYLCLLGMVTDRVEDVQELRTNHILQGGAGLTNEDALRLFISLEKHLRPGRCYVRTMLAIENYRVHRPVRTIVYRFGYKNMKTIVTVLTIVGALVGLLQAVKPKSN, encoded by the coding sequence ATGCAGCAAGTACCTTGGGAGTATCAGCTGGCCGTGGCCGATTACTGGAATGGGGGTCCGGCGGCCATGGAGCCAGCAGCTACTGCATGGGTTCCTGGCCTCCCTCTGGAGATGACAGTCGCTGCTCCTGCTGCTAGCCACGGTGATCTGGCCGTCAGCTCCAGCGGACGGCAGCACCAGCACCAGCTGGTCATGGTGGAGAGCACCACTGACAATCACCATGGCCGGTACGAATGGAGCGGTCCGGTGGAGGCGTTCGAGGAAGCAGCGCGGGCGTTCGAGGACAAGCTCGGCATGGCGGAGACGAAGATCCACCTGTTCCCGGCGAGCATGGTGGACCTCGCCGAGCGCTACGCCGCGCCCAGGACCGTCTCCATCGGCCCCTACCACCACGGCCTGAGCCCCGCCGTCCTGCAGATGGAGAGCACCAAGCACGTGGCCTCCTGGCACTTCGTCAGGGCCTCGGGCCGCTCCGTCGAGGAGGTGTACGCCGCGGTCTGCGCCGTCGCCGACGAGGCCCGCGGCTGCTACGACGAGGGCAGGGTGCGGGGTCTCGCTGACGACGACTTCAAGCCCATGATGTTCTTCGACGGCTGCTTCCTGCTGCAGTACCTGCTGTTCGCGTGCACggacggcgacgacgacgacgacgaggaggggATGGCAGTAGACCCGGCGCTGAGGAGCGCCTTCAGCTCCGACTCCGACCGCATCTTCTCCGACGTCGTGCTGCTCGAGAACCAGCTCCCGTGGGTGGTGGTCGAGACGCTCATGAGCTTCGTGACCGCGCCCGGCCTGGACCTGCCGAAGCTCGTCGGACGCGTGAAAGGCTCCCTGCAGGCCCGGCAGGCCCTCGGCGAGAAACCTCCCGCGTGGGACAGCAGCTACACGCCGCCGCACCTCCTCGGCCTCCTGCGGCACTACATCGTCGGAACCGGCACCAAGCTCTCGTCCGACTCCTCCTCCCGCGGCCTATCCGAGAAGGCCGAGAAGGTGTCCATCTCCGTGAGCGCCGTGGAGCTCGCGGAGATGGGCATCCAGCTGACGGCCACCAAGACGGGGGCGGAGCTGAAGGAGATGGGCGTCAAGAAGGGGTTgctctccggcgagctcttccTGGCGCCGCTGTCCCTGGACGACGCGAACGCGGGGTTCCTCGTCAACATGGCGGCGCTGGAGCTGTGCACGACTCCGGACTTCTACGAGGCCGACGAGGAGCGGTCCACCGTGTGCTCGTACCTCTGCCTGCTGGGCATGGTGACGGACCGCGTGGAGGACGTGCAGGAGCTGCGCACGAATCACATCTTGCAGGGGGGAGCGGGGCTGACCAACGAGGACGCTCTCCGCCTCTTCATCAGCCTGGAGAAGCACCTGCGGCCCGGGAGATGCTACGTCCGCACCATGCTGGCCATCGAGAACTACAGGGTCCATAGGCCGGTGCGCACCATAGTGTACAGGTTTGGCTACAAGAACATGAAGACTATCGTCACCGTGCTGACCATCGTTGGCGCACTTGTCGGTTTACTCCAGGCAGTCAAGCCTAAAAGtaactaa
- the LOC125539458 gene encoding uncharacterized protein At4g15545 translates to MARQEAAGAATGVDFHLPDEILAVIPTDPYEQLDVARKITSMAIASRVSRLEADVARLRRDLADRDRGEADLRARLADSDARLLAALDENAKLVKERDTLALTAKKLSRNLAKLEAFKKQLMKSLSEDNLLQLSETGEDRDVDAENSGTARSPSWKDEVSSSHTSSNTSSRSTITESAQGYQFSITPYVAPQITPGSTPIISSSSGSPLAYSTGPSTPKFYSGPTSPTRSRSEDQSAFSSWNGSSHQYSAPVSPQRRSFTGRPRIDGKEFFRQARTRLSYEQFGAFLANIKEFNAQKQSREDTLSKAEEIFGTEHKDLYISFQNMLNRNQS, encoded by the exons ATGGCGAGGCaggaggcggcgggggcggccACGGGGGTGGACTTCCACCTGCCTGACGAGATCCTGGCCGTGATCCCCACCGACCCGTACGAGCAGCTGGACGTCGCGCGCAAGATCACCTCCATGGCCATCGCGTCCCGCGTCTCCCGCCTCGAGGCCGACGTCGCGCGCCTCCGCAGGGACCTCGCCGACCGCGACCGCGGCGAGGCCGACCTCCGCGCCCGCCTCGCCGACTCCGAcgcccgcctcctcgccgcgctCGACGAGAAC GCGAAGCTGGTGAAGGAGAGGGACACGCTCGCCCTGACGGCCAAGAAGCTGTCGAGGAACTTGGCAAAG TTAGAGGCATTTAAGAAGCAGTTGATGAAATCTCTGAGTGAAGATAATTTACTG CAATTGTCAGAAACAGGTGAAGATCGTGATGTAGATGCAGAAAATAGTGGGACCGCTCGGAGTCCTTCCTGGAAAG ATGAAGTTTCAAGCAGTCACACCTCTTCAAATACTTCCAGCAGATCTACAATCACCGAATCAGCCCAAG GATACCAGTTCTCAATCACACCATATGTAGCCCCCCAAATAACTCCTGGTTCAacaccaattatttcatcctctAGTGGTTCCCCACTAGCATATTCAACTGGTCCATCCACTCCGAAGTTCTATTCTGGTCCAACATCGCCTACAAGATCACGTTCTGAAGACCAATCGGCATTTTCATCATGGAATGGATCAAGTCATCAGTATTCAGCCCCTGTCTCTCCTCAACGCCGCTCATTTACAG GGCGACCTCGTATAGATGGAAAGGAATTCTTCCGACAAGCACG GACACGACTATCTTATGAGCAATTTGGAGCATTCTTGGCAAATATTAAGGAATTTAATGCACAGAAACAATCGCGAGAG GACACCTTGTCAAAAGCAGAGGAGATTTTTGGAACAGAGCACAAAGACTTATACATTTCTTTCCAGAATATGCTTAACCGCAACCAATCGTGA